Proteins encoded by one window of Streptomyces uncialis:
- a CDS encoding SDR family NAD(P)-dependent oxidoreductase: MTSVTYLSELFSLDGRVALVTGGSSGIGRAVAGALARAGARVVIVARGETELAATVAELTAEGREAAWVSADLSAREGVRAAAEAAAAVFGEPDILVNSAGINLRPPLGELGEDVWDTTMAVNLEAPFLLGQRFGPGMAARGFGRIIHITSQQAHRAFVQSGAYGVSKGALESLARSQAEAWSPHGVTCNTLVPGFVMTPLNQRLSSDPDRVAALAARTMVGRNGLAEDFAGAAVFLASGASAYVTGQSLFVDGGFSTH; encoded by the coding sequence ATGACCTCGGTGACGTACCTCTCGGAGCTGTTCTCACTGGACGGCAGGGTGGCCCTGGTGACGGGCGGCAGCTCGGGGATCGGCCGGGCGGTGGCCGGGGCGCTGGCGCGGGCGGGCGCCCGGGTGGTGATCGTGGCGCGCGGCGAGACGGAACTCGCGGCGACCGTGGCCGAGCTGACGGCCGAGGGCCGCGAGGCGGCCTGGGTGAGCGCCGATCTGAGCGCCCGCGAGGGGGTGCGCGCGGCGGCGGAAGCGGCGGCGGCCGTGTTCGGGGAGCCGGACATCCTGGTGAACAGCGCGGGCATCAACCTCCGTCCTCCGCTGGGTGAGCTGGGCGAGGACGTCTGGGACACCACCATGGCCGTGAACCTGGAGGCGCCGTTCCTGCTGGGGCAGCGCTTCGGCCCCGGGATGGCCGCGCGGGGATTCGGCCGGATCATCCACATCACCTCGCAGCAGGCGCACCGGGCGTTCGTGCAGAGCGGCGCGTACGGCGTCTCCAAGGGCGCGCTGGAGTCGCTGGCCCGCTCGCAGGCCGAGGCGTGGTCACCGCACGGTGTCACCTGCAACACCCTGGTACCGGGTTTCGTCATGACCCCGCTCAACCAGCGGCTGTCGTCCGACCCCGACCGGGTCGCGGCGCTCGCCGCCCGCACCATGGTCGGACGCAACGGCCTGGCCGAGGACTTCGCGGGCGCCGCCGTGTTCCTGGCGAGCGGGGCGTCCGCCTATGTGACGGGCCAGTCCCTCTTCGTCGACGGCGGCTTCTCGACCCACTGA
- a CDS encoding universal stress protein has translation MARAIAVGVDGSPESLAAVDWAAHEAALRRLPLRIVHAPWWEPRDVPLTGGGDALSRAAEAVVTKADARAAEGRPELEISSEVVAEDPVDALLGAARTAEMLVLGSKGQGPVLGFLLGSYGRQVIAEARHPVVSVRSPGDRPPPRAGEVVVGQQGSAEDSGPALAFAFAAAAARGAALRAVRAWSLPPLHAYSSEFLRLTDEAGGLEPLERKSLREALAPWREKFPDVRVVEHVEIGSAGQVLLAASTGAQLLVVGRRARYTPIGGRIGSVAHAALHHAPCPVAVTSHH, from the coding sequence ATGGCCCGCGCAATCGCTGTTGGGGTGGACGGCTCACCGGAGAGTCTGGCGGCCGTCGACTGGGCGGCCCATGAGGCGGCCCTGCGGCGGCTCCCCCTGCGTATCGTCCACGCCCCCTGGTGGGAGCCGCGCGACGTCCCGTTGACCGGCGGCGGGGACGCCCTGAGCCGCGCGGCCGAGGCCGTCGTGACGAAGGCCGACGCACGGGCGGCCGAGGGGCGCCCGGAGCTGGAGATCAGCTCCGAGGTGGTCGCCGAGGACCCGGTGGACGCCCTGCTCGGCGCCGCCCGGACGGCGGAGATGCTGGTGCTCGGCTCCAAGGGACAGGGCCCCGTCCTGGGCTTCCTGCTCGGCTCCTACGGCCGGCAGGTGATCGCGGAGGCACGGCACCCCGTGGTCTCCGTCCGGTCCCCCGGGGACAGGCCGCCGCCGCGCGCGGGCGAGGTCGTCGTCGGCCAGCAGGGCAGCGCCGAGGACAGCGGACCGGCGCTCGCGTTCGCGTTCGCGGCGGCCGCCGCGCGCGGCGCCGCCCTGCGCGCGGTACGGGCCTGGAGCCTGCCGCCGCTGCACGCCTACAGCTCCGAGTTCCTGCGGCTCACCGACGAGGCCGGCGGGCTGGAGCCGCTGGAGCGCAAATCCCTGCGCGAGGCCCTGGCGCCCTGGCGCGAGAAGTTCCCGGACGTCCGCGTCGTGGAGCATGTGGAGATCGGCAGCGCCGGTCAGGTCCTGCTCGCCGCGTCCACCGGGGCACAGCTGCTGGTCGTGGGGCGCAGGGCCCGGTACACGCCCATCGGCGGCCGTATCGGTTCGGTGGCGCACGCGGCGCTGCACCACGCCCCCTGCCCGGTGGCGGTGACCTCGCACCACTGA
- a CDS encoding STAS domain-containing protein yields the protein MTRQLTVRTRSTAAGPVVAVAGELDHLTAPEVRAVLPGLALCPGQQLVVDLGSLTFCDSTGITVLLAARNHALAAQATIALAAVPDRVSRIFRIVGLDQVFPTHPTAQDAEAAWRPTPR from the coding sequence GTGACCAGGCAGCTGACCGTCCGTACCCGCAGCACGGCCGCCGGGCCGGTCGTCGCGGTCGCCGGGGAGCTCGACCACCTCACCGCGCCGGAGGTACGCGCCGTCCTGCCCGGACTGGCGTTGTGTCCGGGCCAGCAGCTGGTCGTCGATCTGGGGAGCCTCACCTTCTGCGACTCCACCGGCATCACGGTCCTGCTCGCCGCCCGCAACCACGCCCTGGCCGCGCAGGCGACCATCGCGCTGGCCGCGGTCCCCGACCGGGTCAGCCGGATCTTCCGCATCGTCGGCCTGGACCAGGTCTTCCCGACCCATCCCACCGCCCAGGACGCCGAAGCCGCCTGGCGCCCCACGCCGCGCTGA
- a CDS encoding PP2C family protein-serine/threonine phosphatase produces the protein MSRTDDDQNGPRKDEAPGDEQAQFSALLEDSVEDLYEHAPCGYLSTQLDGRIAKVNTTLLDWLGYRRGDLVGRKHFSDLLTVGGRLYHETHFAPLLRMQGEISGIALELKAADGTRLPVLVTSTLKRGSNGQPLLVRTTLFDARDRRAYETELLRARKEADQERDRLRVLAATLQKTLLPPALENMPGLDVSTHYHLASPDEVGGDFYDLFPLAPDTWGLFLGDVCGKGAAAAAVTSLARYTLRAAAVYDPDPVAVLGNLNTVLNHEYNGADPRFCTVVFGLLTLDPEKGGFHITLAGGGHPPALLLRADGTADFLPTPGGQLIGVLPEAHIATTTVRLAPGDTLLLYTDGLTEARTDATSGGGERYGDDALLDFARALAPATASDTVDAVRGLLDTLGTGVDDDTAVLAVHAPRPPGEEQR, from the coding sequence ATGAGCAGGACCGACGACGACCAGAACGGTCCGAGAAAGGACGAGGCCCCGGGGGACGAGCAGGCGCAGTTCTCCGCGCTGCTGGAGGACAGCGTCGAGGACCTCTACGAGCACGCCCCCTGCGGCTATCTCTCGACCCAGCTGGACGGCCGGATCGCGAAGGTCAACACCACGCTGCTGGACTGGCTCGGCTACCGGCGCGGTGACCTGGTCGGCCGCAAGCACTTCTCCGACCTGCTGACCGTCGGCGGCCGGCTCTACCACGAGACCCACTTCGCCCCGCTGCTGCGGATGCAGGGCGAGATCAGCGGCATCGCCCTGGAGCTGAAGGCCGCCGACGGCACCCGCCTGCCGGTCCTGGTCACCTCCACCCTGAAGAGGGGCAGCAACGGGCAGCCGCTGCTCGTCCGCACCACGCTCTTCGACGCCCGCGACCGGCGCGCCTACGAGACCGAGCTGCTGCGCGCCCGCAAGGAGGCCGACCAGGAACGCGACCGCCTCCGGGTGCTGGCCGCCACCTTGCAGAAGACGCTGCTGCCGCCGGCGCTGGAGAACATGCCGGGCCTGGATGTCTCCACGCACTACCATCTCGCCTCCCCGGACGAGGTCGGCGGCGACTTCTACGATCTCTTCCCCCTGGCCCCGGACACCTGGGGCCTGTTCCTGGGCGATGTGTGCGGCAAGGGCGCCGCCGCCGCGGCCGTCACCTCCCTGGCCCGCTACACCCTGCGCGCCGCCGCCGTCTACGACCCCGACCCGGTGGCCGTGCTCGGCAACCTCAACACGGTGCTCAACCACGAGTACAACGGTGCCGATCCCCGGTTCTGCACCGTCGTCTTCGGACTGCTCACGCTCGACCCCGAGAAAGGCGGTTTCCACATCACCCTGGCCGGTGGCGGACATCCGCCCGCCCTGCTGCTGCGGGCCGACGGCACCGCCGACTTCCTGCCCACCCCCGGCGGACAGCTCATCGGTGTCCTGCCCGAGGCCCATATCGCCACCACCACCGTGCGCCTCGCCCCCGGCGACACCCTGCTGCTGTACACCGACGGCCTCACCGAGGCCCGCACCGACGCCACCTCCGGCGGCGGGGAACGCTACGGCGACGACGCCCTTCTCGACTTCGCCCGCGCGCTGGCCCCCGCCACCGCGTCGGACACCGTCGACGCGGTCCGCGGCCTGCTCGACACCCTCGGCACCGGCGTGGACGACGACACCGCCGTCCTCGCCGTCCACGCGCCCCGGCCCCCCGGTGAGGAGCAGCGGTGA
- a CDS encoding alpha/beta fold hydrolase, which translates to MDVRSRNHVTVSGRPGGPVVMLAHGFGCDQNMWRLIVPALERDFTVVLFDHVGAGNSDLSAWSRERYSTLHGYVDDLLELCRELALGPVTFVGHSVSAMMGVLAAAKEPGAFTGLVLLAPSPCFIDDPDTGYRGGFSAEDIDELLESLDANYLGWSGAMAPVIMGNPERPELGEELTSSFCRTDPEIARVFARVTFLSDNRADLAGVTVPTLVAQCSRDAIAPPEVGAFVHARIPGSQLVTLNATGHCPQLAAPDETAAAIAAFAGGTP; encoded by the coding sequence ATGGATGTGCGGAGCAGGAACCATGTGACGGTGTCGGGGCGGCCCGGCGGCCCTGTGGTGATGCTGGCGCACGGGTTCGGGTGCGACCAGAACATGTGGCGGCTGATCGTGCCGGCGCTGGAGCGCGACTTCACCGTCGTCCTCTTCGATCATGTCGGCGCGGGGAACTCGGACCTCTCGGCATGGAGCCGGGAGCGGTACTCGACCCTGCACGGATACGTCGACGACCTGCTGGAGCTGTGCCGGGAGCTGGCACTGGGCCCGGTGACGTTCGTCGGGCACTCGGTCAGCGCCATGATGGGGGTGCTGGCCGCCGCGAAGGAGCCCGGGGCGTTCACCGGGCTCGTCCTGCTGGCCCCGTCGCCCTGCTTCATCGACGACCCGGACACCGGCTACCGGGGCGGGTTCAGCGCCGAGGACATCGACGAGCTGCTGGAGTCGCTCGACGCCAACTATCTGGGCTGGTCGGGTGCGATGGCGCCGGTCATCATGGGCAACCCGGAGCGGCCGGAGCTGGGCGAGGAACTGACGAGCAGCTTCTGCCGTACCGACCCGGAGATCGCCAGGGTCTTCGCCCGGGTCACCTTCCTGTCCGACAACCGCGCCGACCTCGCCGGGGTGACGGTGCCCACCCTCGTCGCGCAGTGCTCCCGTGACGCGATCGCCCCGCCCGAGGTGGGCGCGTTCGTGCACGCGCGGATACCGGGCAGCCAGCTCGTCACGCTGAACGCCACCGGACACTGCCCGCAGCTCGCCGCCCCCGACGAGACCGCCGCGGCGATCGCCGCGTTCGCGGGAGGCACCCCGTGA